TGGGCCTTAAACAGCGGATACTCGTCGCGGGTAATTACAGTTTCTTCTACGCCGCCAAAGTTGATGGTTGCCATGATGGAAAGTGGTAAAGGGTGAATAGTGAGTGTTGAATGCTTTTTGGGTTTGGAAGCCGGTCTCCGCAGGCCGTCGTTCCGAGCTCCGCGAAGAATTCCGCGTGCTGACGTTGTTAGGAAACGAGCTGTCCTGCTGAGCAGAGTCGAAGCATCTCTACCGCTTCGTTGTGACAGCTTTTGATTAGCCCTGCACGCGAGATGCCGCCCGCTGGTCGACAGGACGCGCTGCTGTAGTACTACATCGAGAAGACCTCGTCGCGGTTGTTGAGGAACTCGTTTTCCACGACTTCCGAGCCGGGCTCGGTGCGCTCAAACTCGCGCAGCTTGCGGTTGAACCCGTCGCTGTGTTTGATGATGGCAATGCGGGCCGAGCGCACAAACTCGATGAGGCCGTAGGGCTGCAGCACCTTGATGAGGGTATCGGTTTCCTCGCGGTGGCCCGTGGTTTCAAACACCGTATAATCTTTGCGAATGACCACGGCCCGGGCCCCATGTTCCCGCAGCAGGCGCTCCACGGAGGCTTTTTCGGCAATGACGTCGGTGGGCACTTTGTAAAGCGCCATTTCCTGCCAGATCACCTCCTGATTGGTATTAAAGTAGACCTTGAGCACTTCCACCTGCTTTTCGATCTGCTTGGCAATCTTGCGCACCACGTCCTCGGTTTCGTGAATCACGATGTTGAAGCGGTGAATTCCCTCAATTTCGGAGGGCGAGGTATTCAGGCTTTCAATGTTGATTTTGCGGCGCGAGAAGATGATGGCAATGCGGTTGAGCAAGCCAATCTGGTTCTCGGTGTAGGCCGTGATGTTGTATTCCTGCCGGGTCATTGGGAAAGGGTGAGATGGTGAGGTGGTGAACTAGTAAGTTTGATGTTCTGGTAGCACGTTTGGCACGGCAACTCACCATTTCACCATCTCACTAGTTCACCGCTTAGCGCAGCCGGATTTCGCTCACACTGCAGCCCTGGGGCACCATGGGGAAGATGTTATTTTCCCGGGTCACCATGACTTCGAGCAGGAAAGAGCCTGGATGCTGCAACATTTCCTGCAGGCTGCTTTTAAGTTCTCCGCGTTCCGACACCCGCTTGCCGGCAATGCTGTAGCCGCTGGCTACGGTCACGTAATCGGGGCTGGCGATGTTGACGAAGGAGTAGCGCCGCTCGTGAAACAGCTCCTGCCACTGGCGCACCATGCCCAGAAACTGGTTGTTGAGAATGATGATTTTCACCTCGACCCCGGTTTGCATGATAGTACCCAGCTCCTGAATCGTCATCTGGATGCCCCCGTCGCCGATAATGGCCACCACGGGCCGGTCGGGGCGGCCGAACTTGGCCCCAATGGCAGCCGGCAAGGCAAAGCCCATGGTACCCAGCCCGCCACTGGTAATGTTGCTGCGTGCGTGGTTAAACTTTGCGTAGCGGCAGGCGACCATCTGGTGCTGGCCCACGTCGGTTACCACAATGGCCTCGCCATGGGTTAGCTCGTTGAGCTGCTGAATTACTTCGCCCATGGTCAGCTCATCCGAGGTCGGAAACAGTTCGTCCTGGATAACGGCAGCTACTTCCTCGGCCTGATACTGCTCGAAGCGCTGCCGCCACTCTGGGTGGGTTTTCGCCTCAATAAGCTCAGTCAGCATGGGCAGTGTTTCCTTACAGTCGCCCCACACCGGCACGGTAGCCGCCACGTTCTTGTCGATTTCGGTGGGGTCAATGTCGAGGTGAATCACCTGGGCCTGTTTGGCGTACTTATCGAGGCGGCCGGTTACCCGGTCGTCGAAGCGCATACCAATGGCAATAAGCACGTCGCACTCATTGGTCAGCACGTTGGGACCATAGTTGCCGTGCATGCCCAGCATACCCACGTTCAGGGGGTGCTCGGTCGGTAAAGCGCCGGCGCCGAGGATGGTCCAGGCCGCCGGAATGCCGCTTTTCTCGACAAAGGCCCGAAACTCAGCTTCGGCCTTGCCCAGCGTTACGCCCTGCCCCCAGAGCACAAAAGGGCGCCGGGCCTGGTTGATCAGCTCGGCGGCTTGCGCTACATACTCGGGCCGCACGATAGGCGCGGGCCGGTAGCTGCGGATGTGGTTACAGGGTTTGTACTCAGCAAAATCGTGCTTCTGCAGCTGGGCATTCTTGGTAATGTCAATCAACACCGGACCCGGCCGGCCGCTGCGGGCAATATAAAAGGCCTTGGCCAGCGCCTCAGGCAGCTGACTAGCTTCTGTTACCTGGAAATTCCACTTGGTAACCGGCGTAGTGATGTTGATGATGTCGGTTTCCTGGAAGGCATCGGTGCCGAGCAAATGAGCGAAAACCTGCCCCGTGATGCACACCAACGGAGTGCTGTCAATCTGGGCGTCGGCCAAGCCAGTCACCAGGTTGGTAGCGCCCGGGCCGCTGGTAGCAAACACCACCCCCACTTTGCCCGATGCTCGGGCGTAGCCCTGGGCCGCGTGAATGCCGCCTTGCTCGTGGCGCACCAGCACGTGGTTGAGTTCCTGCTGGAAGTCGTACAGGGCATCGTAAATTGGGATAATGGCACCACCGGGGTAGCCGAAAACGGTGTCTACGCCTTCGGCCAGCAGGGCGCGCAGGGTCATTTCCGCCCCCGACATAGTTTGCAGTGCCGTTTCCGGGGCCAACTGGGTTGTTTTTTCCTGGGTCAACATAGGCTTGCGTTTGACTTGCCTCAAGAATCGGTGATGCACCCTTCACTGGCTGAGCCCACGGTGCGGATGTATTTGCGCAGCACGCCCCGGGGCGCATTCACGGCGGGCGGCGTCCACTGGGCTCGGCGGGCGGCCAGTTCGGCCTCGTCCACCAGCACGCTCATCGTGTTGTTGGCCGCGTCGAGAACCACCTGGTCGCCGTTGCGGACCATGGCAATGGGCCCGCCGTCGTAGGCTTCGGGGCTCACATGACCGATAACGAAGCCGTGGGTACCG
Above is a genomic segment from Hymenobacter cellulosivorans containing:
- the ilvN gene encoding acetolactate synthase small subunit, producing MTRQEYNITAYTENQIGLLNRIAIIFSRRKINIESLNTSPSEIEGIHRFNIVIHETEDVVRKIAKQIEKQVEVLKVYFNTNQEVIWQEMALYKVPTDVIAEKASVERLLREHGARAVVIRKDYTVFETTGHREETDTLIKVLQPYGLIEFVRSARIAIIKHSDGFNRKLREFERTEPGSEVVENEFLNNRDEVFSM
- the ilvB gene encoding biosynthetic-type acetolactate synthase large subunit yields the protein MLTQEKTTQLAPETALQTMSGAEMTLRALLAEGVDTVFGYPGGAIIPIYDALYDFQQELNHVLVRHEQGGIHAAQGYARASGKVGVVFATSGPGATNLVTGLADAQIDSTPLVCITGQVFAHLLGTDAFQETDIINITTPVTKWNFQVTEASQLPEALAKAFYIARSGRPGPVLIDITKNAQLQKHDFAEYKPCNHIRSYRPAPIVRPEYVAQAAELINQARRPFVLWGQGVTLGKAEAEFRAFVEKSGIPAAWTILGAGALPTEHPLNVGMLGMHGNYGPNVLTNECDVLIAIGMRFDDRVTGRLDKYAKQAQVIHLDIDPTEIDKNVAATVPVWGDCKETLPMLTELIEAKTHPEWRQRFEQYQAEEVAAVIQDELFPTSDELTMGEVIQQLNELTHGEAIVVTDVGQHQMVACRYAKFNHARSNITSGGLGTMGFALPAAIGAKFGRPDRPVVAIIGDGGIQMTIQELGTIMQTGVEVKIIILNNQFLGMVRQWQELFHERRYSFVNIASPDYVTVASGYSIAGKRVSERGELKSSLQEMLQHPGSFLLEVMVTRENNIFPMVPQGCSVSEIRLR